In a genomic window of Aeromonas veronii:
- a CDS encoding helix-turn-helix domain-containing protein, producing MREQNSSVFSDPNGAILKELYELKQLVIQQGQAQKEVLSAEECAELLGVSVCYVYRLTSEKRLPHYKPQGKKIYFKRVELLDWLLSHRISPDAELTEHVTKRVRQASHGRL from the coding sequence ATGCGCGAACAAAATTCGTCAGTTTTCAGTGATCCGAATGGGGCAATCCTGAAAGAGCTTTATGAGCTTAAGCAGTTGGTAATCCAGCAAGGACAGGCGCAAAAAGAGGTGCTTTCTGCCGAGGAGTGCGCTGAGTTGCTGGGGGTTTCTGTCTGCTATGTGTACCGGCTGACCAGCGAAAAGCGTCTGCCGCATTACAAGCCACAAGGCAAAAAGATCTACTTCAAGCGCGTTGAGCTGCTGGACTGGTTGCTCTCCCACCGCATTTCACCAGACGCCGAACTCACTGAGCATGTAACCAAGCGTGTGCGGCAAGCTAGCCATGGGCGGTTGTGA
- a CDS encoding helicase RepA family protein, with the protein MTQDLITSLCPQDLRSAFVEPPKPLDFVLPGLPVGCVGALVSPGGVGKSMLALQLAMQISGGPDWIGLGNLGRGAVLYLPAEDPWPVLHQRLFALGRGLDAELRANVERYLRLISLQGASPNVLDSHWWEAIAIWAEGVRLVVIDTLRRFHDADENAACAMTLVLGQLERLAMLKGCAVLFVHHTSKSAVFQEAGDLQQASRGSSVLVDNVRWQAYLATMTKKEAQKLGVSAEKSQLYVRFGVSKSNYGPPLPERWLERKEGGVLYPAGFDEIHWAGGKRALL; encoded by the coding sequence ATGACACAGGATCTGATTACATCTCTCTGCCCCCAGGATCTCCGGTCGGCTTTTGTTGAGCCTCCAAAACCCCTCGATTTTGTCCTCCCGGGGCTGCCTGTTGGCTGCGTTGGTGCTTTGGTGTCACCGGGAGGGGTGGGCAAATCGATGTTGGCATTACAACTGGCAATGCAGATATCCGGTGGGCCGGATTGGATTGGGCTTGGCAATCTGGGCAGGGGAGCTGTGCTCTACCTGCCTGCCGAGGACCCTTGGCCTGTACTGCACCAGCGCTTGTTTGCCTTGGGCAGAGGTCTTGATGCTGAACTTCGTGCCAACGTTGAACGATACCTTCGTTTGATATCGCTTCAGGGTGCCAGCCCGAATGTGCTGGATAGCCATTGGTGGGAAGCGATTGCCATTTGGGCTGAGGGGGTCAGGTTGGTGGTTATCGATACACTGAGACGCTTTCACGATGCTGATGAGAATGCAGCCTGTGCTATGACACTGGTGCTGGGTCAGCTGGAACGGCTGGCCATGCTGAAGGGATGCGCTGTGTTGTTTGTACACCACACCAGTAAATCTGCGGTATTCCAAGAAGCTGGCGATCTGCAGCAGGCAAGCCGTGGTTCGTCGGTACTGGTGGACAACGTTCGCTGGCAGGCCTATCTCGCCACTATGACCAAGAAAGAGGCGCAGAAGCTGGGCGTATCGGCAGAGAAGAGCCAGCTTTACGTGCGGTTTGGGGTAAGCAAAAGCAATTATGGGCCGCCACTACCGGAGCGCTGGCTGGAGCGGAAGGAAGGTGGCGTGCTGTACCCCGCTGGTTTTGACGAAATACACTGGGCTGGGGGCAAACGTGCCTTGCTTTGA
- a CDS encoding type I restriction-modification system subunit M, which yields MTTQINQDVINNTVWGACDVFRGTISADTYKDFILTMLFLKYISDVWQDHYDSYKKEYGDAPELIEEMMKSERFVLPKQSSFYTLYERRHEPGNGERIDQALHALEEANGTKLKDGNKSVFQDISFNSDRLGEEKQKNTILRYLLEAFAKPELNLKPSRVGNLDVIGNAYEYLIGKFAANSGQKAGEYYTPPEVSDLMAELLDPQLGDTICDPACGSGSLLMKCGRKVVQNHGQKRYALYGQEAIGSTWSLAKMNMFLHGEDNHKIEWGDTIRNPKLLDKNGDLMRFDIVTANPPFSLDKWGHDEAGIDKYGRFKRGLPPKTKGDYAFILHMIETLKPKSGRMGVVVPHGVLFRGSSEGKIRQQLIDENLLDAVIGLPEKLFYGTGIPAAILIFKKQKVDDNVLFIDASRDFKPGKNQNVLSPENIAKIVATYRNGGNVEKYAYLASLKEIKENDYNLNIPRYVDTFEEEEEIDLLAVRAEREQLKAQLTELETEMANFLAELGYLDHNA from the coding sequence ATGACAACTCAGATCAATCAGGACGTTATCAACAACACCGTTTGGGGTGCTTGCGATGTCTTCCGCGGCACCATCAGCGCCGACACCTACAAAGACTTCATCCTCACCATGCTGTTCCTGAAGTACATCTCCGATGTCTGGCAGGACCATTACGACAGCTACAAGAAAGAGTACGGCGACGCACCAGAGCTGATCGAAGAGATGATGAAGAGCGAGCGCTTTGTGCTGCCCAAACAATCCAGCTTCTACACCCTCTATGAACGACGTCACGAGCCAGGAAACGGCGAGCGGATCGATCAGGCTCTGCACGCACTGGAAGAAGCCAACGGCACCAAGCTCAAAGATGGCAACAAGAGCGTGTTCCAAGACATCAGCTTCAACAGCGATCGCCTGGGCGAAGAGAAGCAGAAAAACACCATACTGCGCTACCTACTGGAGGCATTTGCCAAGCCGGAGCTCAACCTGAAACCAAGCCGGGTCGGTAACCTCGACGTGATTGGCAACGCCTACGAGTACCTGATCGGCAAGTTTGCCGCCAACAGCGGCCAGAAGGCTGGCGAGTACTACACCCCGCCCGAGGTCTCCGACCTGATGGCCGAACTGCTGGATCCGCAGCTCGGCGATACCATCTGCGATCCCGCCTGTGGTTCCGGGTCGCTGCTGATGAAATGCGGCCGCAAGGTGGTGCAAAACCACGGCCAGAAACGTTACGCCCTCTACGGGCAGGAGGCCATCGGCTCCACTTGGTCACTGGCCAAGATGAACATGTTCCTGCATGGGGAAGACAATCACAAGATCGAGTGGGGCGACACCATCCGCAACCCCAAGCTGCTGGATAAAAACGGCGATCTGATGCGCTTCGATATCGTGACCGCCAACCCACCGTTCTCACTGGACAAGTGGGGTCATGACGAGGCTGGGATTGATAAATATGGCCGCTTCAAGCGCGGGCTCCCACCCAAGACCAAGGGGGATTACGCCTTTATCCTCCATATGATCGAGACCCTCAAACCCAAGAGCGGCCGTATGGGTGTCGTGGTCCCCCATGGCGTGCTGTTCCGGGGCTCAAGCGAGGGGAAAATTCGTCAGCAGTTGATCGACGAAAACCTGCTCGATGCGGTGATCGGCCTGCCGGAGAAGCTGTTCTACGGTACCGGTATCCCCGCCGCCATCCTGATCTTTAAAAAGCAGAAAGTGGATGACAATGTGCTGTTTATCGACGCCAGCCGTGACTTCAAGCCGGGCAAGAACCAGAACGTTCTGAGTCCGGAGAATATCGCCAAGATCGTTGCCACCTACCGCAACGGCGGCAATGTCGAGAAATACGCCTACCTTGCCTCGCTCAAAGAGATCAAAGAGAACGACTACAACCTCAACATCCCCCGCTATGTGGACACCTTCGAGGAAGAGGAAGAGATCGATCTGCTGGCGGTGCGTGCCGAGCGGGAGCAGCTCAAAGCCCAACTGACCGAGCTGGAAACCGAGATGGCCAACTTTCTCGCTGAACTGGGTTATCTGGATCACAACGCATAA
- the dinD gene encoding DNA damage-inducible protein D: protein MEQQQIQALTTSFEGHAEQTDTGVEYWLARDLQHLLGYGKWDNFTSVISKAKTACEVSGHGVSDHFADVGKMVELGSGSQREIDDIMLTRYACYLIAQNGDPRKQQIAFAQTYFAMQTRKAELIEQRLLETERVQARQKLSATEKELSSVIYEQTGGNQNFALIRSKGDHALFGKSTQAMKAQWKVPDSRPLADFAPTIILKAKDFATEITIHNARTQQMTRETQISNEHVTNNQAVRQTLLSRGIQPEQLPAAEDVKKVERRLASADKKSLKNPARLDNGSTDDE, encoded by the coding sequence ATGGAACAACAACAAATTCAGGCATTAACGACTAGTTTCGAAGGCCATGCAGAGCAAACCGACACGGGCGTTGAGTATTGGCTAGCGAGGGATCTGCAACACCTGCTGGGCTATGGCAAATGGGATAACTTCACCAGCGTCATCTCGAAAGCCAAAACAGCCTGTGAAGTCAGTGGCCACGGGGTGTCGGACCATTTTGCCGACGTCGGGAAAATGGTCGAACTTGGCTCGGGTAGCCAACGAGAGATCGATGACATCATGCTGACCCGCTACGCCTGCTACCTGATTGCTCAAAACGGTGATCCCCGAAAGCAGCAAATCGCCTTCGCCCAAACCTACTTTGCCATGCAAACCCGCAAGGCGGAGCTGATTGAACAACGGCTGCTGGAAACTGAGCGGGTGCAAGCACGCCAAAAACTCTCAGCCACAGAAAAAGAGCTCTCCAGCGTCATTTATGAACAGACCGGTGGTAATCAGAACTTTGCACTGATCCGCAGCAAAGGGGATCACGCCTTGTTTGGCAAAAGCACGCAAGCGATGAAAGCCCAATGGAAGGTTCCAGATAGCCGACCATTGGCTGACTTTGCCCCAACCATCATTCTCAAGGCCAAAGACTTTGCCACCGAGATCACGATCCACAACGCCCGCACTCAACAGATGACCCGGGAGACGCAAATTTCCAACGAGCACGTCACCAACAATCAGGCGGTGCGCCAAACCCTACTCAGCCGCGGCATTCAGCCAGAGCAGTTGCCAGCCGCCGAGGATGTAAAAAAGGTGGAACGCCGTCTGGCCTCGGCCGACAAAAAATCGCTGAAAAATCCTGCGCGGCTGGATAACGGGAGTACGGACGATGAATAA
- a CDS encoding restriction endonuclease subunit S, whose translation MSSIPNLLSLGDIADIRTGYTFREGVNEVPPNSQTDAHVVQIKQADAHVVQIKDVRNIWERTNTPLIQAQQLPLIRWEGSNKAFASPGSVLLPARGAKGGYFRASYLSSDQQGQLPVVVSSQLLIITTKQGVLPEFLCWSLNRPAMQYWLSEGAGSQGTNIVMLNTKVAKELKLEIPTLATQEKILYLNKLWEQEQQLTQALLKNRETMLQGMFQNLLKEKKQ comes from the coding sequence ATGTCATCAATACCTAACCTTCTCTCACTAGGGGATATTGCCGATATACGAACTGGGTATACCTTTCGAGAGGGGGTCAATGAAGTCCCACCCAATAGTCAAACCGATGCTCATGTGGTTCAAATCAAACAAGCCGATGCTCATGTGGTTCAAATCAAAGATGTTCGCAACATATGGGAGAGAACAAACACCCCACTCATTCAAGCTCAGCAACTTCCTTTGATCCGCTGGGAGGGTAGTAACAAAGCTTTTGCCTCCCCAGGTTCAGTTCTGCTTCCAGCTAGAGGAGCTAAAGGGGGATACTTTCGAGCCTCTTATCTGTCATCTGACCAACAGGGTCAATTGCCTGTTGTGGTCAGTAGCCAGCTTCTAATTATTACTACGAAACAAGGTGTTCTACCTGAGTTCTTGTGCTGGTCGCTTAACCGCCCGGCAATGCAGTATTGGTTGTCTGAGGGGGCAGGGAGTCAGGGAACCAACATTGTGATGCTCAATACAAAGGTGGCCAAAGAACTAAAACTGGAGATTCCAACTCTAGCTACGCAAGAAAAAATTCTGTACCTGAACAAATTGTGGGAACAGGAGCAACAGCTGACACAAGCCTTGTTAAAGAATCGAGAAACCATGCTGCAAGGTATGTTTCAGAATTTGCTTAAGGAGAAAAAACAATGA
- a CDS encoding replication protein C: MHCLAPGLFRAISNGQRRRDKLEVIYRLDNGNQIEFSGPEPLGADDLRVLQGLVALAGLESESGKIGTIASGETGEILRDLLQLRGIANQQDVLVVKSSLRKLAKEIGYANPRDTNTVRRTVERLWKVSVIAQVAGLRSGFRLLANYASDPLTDRLFVALNPLLTNAILGNCRYTYIDLAEVRQLRSSTARILHQRLCAWIDCGRSKPVGLDKLVSYAFPDKSSAATNRKRQSRVRKALYELAELGWSISEHAKGRFTIGRPALSR; the protein is encoded by the coding sequence ATGCACTGCCTTGCTCCCGGGTTGTTTAGGGCGATCTCGAATGGCCAACGCCGCCGTGACAAGCTGGAGGTGATTTACCGTTTGGATAACGGTAATCAGATTGAGTTTTCTGGGCCAGAACCCTTGGGGGCTGACGATTTGCGCGTACTTCAAGGGTTGGTTGCCCTAGCTGGGCTTGAATCAGAAAGTGGCAAGATTGGGACTATTGCGAGTGGTGAAACCGGAGAGATATTACGAGACCTACTTCAGCTGCGTGGGATTGCCAACCAGCAGGATGTCTTGGTAGTCAAAAGCAGCTTGCGCAAACTGGCCAAGGAGATTGGTTACGCAAACCCTCGTGACACCAATACGGTGCGTCGCACTGTCGAGCGGTTGTGGAAGGTGTCGGTAATAGCACAGGTAGCAGGCTTGCGTAGTGGTTTTCGTCTGCTGGCGAACTATGCCAGCGATCCCCTGACCGATAGGCTCTTTGTGGCGCTTAATCCATTGCTGACCAATGCCATATTGGGTAATTGCCGATATACCTATATCGATCTGGCTGAGGTACGGCAACTACGTAGTAGCACTGCCCGGATATTGCATCAGCGGCTTTGTGCCTGGATTGATTGTGGCCGCAGCAAGCCAGTAGGTTTAGATAAACTGGTCTCTTACGCTTTTCCTGATAAGTCCAGCGCGGCCACCAACCGAAAGCGGCAATCGCGAGTTCGCAAGGCACTGTATGAACTGGCTGAACTGGGTTGGTCAATCAGTGAACATGCCAAGGGGCGGTTTACCATCGGCCGGCCTGCACTATCACGATAA